From Microbacterium sp. CGR2:
GGCTGGATGTAGTGCTCGCGGAACTTCCGCGCCGACGGGAAGAGCCCGGGAGCTGCGAGCTTGAGGAGCGCCCACAGTTCGCTGAGGCTGTTCTCCATCGGTGTTCCGGTGACCGCGTAGGTCACGTCCGCGCGGAAACCGGCGACAGCCCGGTGGAGTTTGGTGGCGGGATTCTTCACGAACTGGGCCTCATCGAGGATCAGCCCTGCCCACTCGACGGCGGCGAATTCGGTCTCGTCGAGTCGCGCGATCGCATACGTCGTGACCACCAGGTCAGCGCTTCGCAGCGCCCGCTCCAGCGATTGCCCCCGAGTGGATTCCCGAACCGCGACCTTCAGCGTCGGCGCGAACCGCGCAGCCTCCGCTCGCCATGTCGCCAGCACCGACGTGGGCACGACGACCAGGAACGGCCGTTGCTCGCCGGCATCCCGGGCGTGCATGATCAGCGCAAGGAGTTGCAGCGTCTTCCCGAGTCCCATGTCGTCGGCGAGTATCCCGCCGAGACGATGGCGCCACAGGAAGGCGAGCCAGTCCAGACCGGCCTTCTGATAGGGGCGGAGCTCGGCGGTCAGGCCTCGGGGAACCTCGACGGCGGGGACACCCGAGGCCGTGCGCAGGCCGTCGGCGACGGCGCGCCAGCTCACGGCAGGCTGCGCCTCGTCGGCCAGGTCTTCGAACTCCTCCCAGAGGTCGGTCTGATAGCGGCTGATCCGCGGCCCGGTTTCCCACTCATCGAGTTCGCCGGCTTCGTCGATGAGCTCGCGGAGCCGATCCAGCGCGGGATGGTTGAGCGAGAAATACCCGCCGTCAGCGAGCAGCAGCTTCTTGCGGCCGCGGCTCAGCGCGGTGAACAACGGCTCGAAGGGGATGCTGCGACCGTCGATCCGCACGAGAACCCCGAGGTCGAACCAGTCGGGGTCACTGCTCTCGACGGTGGAGACGGTGACCTCGGGTTCTCCGGTGAGTTCGCGGTAGGCCTTGCGTCTCCCCGACACCGCGACGGCGACGCCTTCCGCCTCGAGCATCGGGATGGCGCGACTGACGAACTCGGCCGCCTCCACGTCGTGAAATGCTCCCTCCGGAGCGAACCCGATGCCGAGCCGCTGCTCCCAGACGGCGTGAAGAGCGTTGCGACGGGTGTTCTCCGCGGCGGGATCGCGGATCGCATCCGAGGTGTGCGCGAACGGTACGCGCCCGAATCCGGGATACTCCCACTCGAAGGCGTACTTCACCGTGTCGCCGCGGAGGAACGACAGGAGGAGGACGGGCTGAGGCGCCGGCAGCACGGGAAGCTGCAGGTCTCCGACCGCGTGCACGGCGGCGCGGCGGGCGAGCACCGGGTAACCCTCGCGAAGGAACGCGGCCTCCTCCGCGGACGGCACGATGACAGGCCCCGACGCGTCCAGCAGTGCACGCACGGAATCACTGAGCGGGACCTCGGCGAGCGTCACCTGCAGATTGGAGCCGCGTTGCGCGACCTCGTACACACCGCTGCGGCCGATTGCACGGATGTCCGCGGCGTCGACCGGCCGACCGTCGATGGTCACAGCGGGGCGCACGACGAGGCCTCCGTCGACGCGTCGCTCGATCGCGGCGACGATTTCTCCGCCGTTCGCGAGCGACACGCTCGTGCTCTTCTGAGTGGCGACGAGGGGGATCCCGACTTCGGCCCCCGTTCTGAGGTGACGCCAGAACAGTCCCGACTCGATGAATTCGGCGATCAGCCACTCTCCGGCGGTGCCGGAGAGGAGCGTGTCGCGCGCGATGCTCAACAGGTCGGCGAACCAGCGGGAGCCCGCACGGCCGTATTGCGTGGGCGAGCGGCGCACAGCATCCCAGGAGGCGCTGCCCTGAACCCACGATCCGGTGGCATCGCTTCGCTCGAGCGGACGGATCCCCAGCAGGATCTCACCGGTCTGCTTCGCGACGTCGCGCGCGGTCGCGGCGCGCTGGGGCCGTGACGCCCACGGATTCGCGCCGCGGCCGTCGCGCAGCCTCACTTCGATGCCGAGTGCCAGAGGCGTCTTGACCTCTTCGGCGGTTGCACCGAGGAGCGCGCGCCACTGCTCTCCTGGCCCGTGGCCGGAGTCGGGTGATGCGAGCGGAGAGGACATGAGGTCATCTTCTCCGGCGCAGCCGACAGAGCGCTTCTCCGGCTCCGTCAGGCAGCTCGGGACACCCGTGCGAGGACGCCGTGCACGAAGGCGCCGGAATCGTCGGTGGAGAACTCCTTGGCGAGTTCGACCGCTTCGTCGATCGCGACGGCCGTAGGGATCTCGTCGTTGTAGAGGATCTCCCAGACACCGATGCGGAGCAGTGCACGATCCACCGCCGGCATCCGGTCGAGTTTCCAGTCACGGCTGTGCGTGGTGATGTGCTCGTCGATCTCGTCGCGCTGATCGATGATGCCGTCGACGATCTCCCGCGCATACAGCCAGGAGGCCTCCCGCGCGGGCTCGCTCGCGGCGCGCTTGGCTTCTGCGGCGAGGGCGACCGAGACATCGTCACCGCGCACATCGGCGGAGAAGAGGATGTCGAGAGCGCGCTTGCGCGCCTTCGTACGTGCGCTCACGCCTTACTTCTCGCGACCGAGGTAGTCACCGGTGCGGGTGTCGACCTTGATCTTCGTTCCGGTCTCGACGAACAGGGGAACCTGCATCTCATAGCCGGTTTCGACCGTTGCGGGCTTGGTGCCGGCCGACGAGCGATCGCCCTGCAGACCCGGCTCCGTGTAGGTCACCTCGAGAATGACGGATGCCGGAAGATCGATGTACAACGGGTTGCCGTTGTTGAGCGCGATCGTCACCTGCTGGTTCTCCAGCAGGAAGTTCTTCGCATCTCCGACGGTCGCGGCACCGACGGTGATCTGGTCGTAGTCCGACGTGTCCATGAACACGAAGCTGTCGCCGTCGGCGTAGAGGTAGGTGAAATCGCGACGGTCGACGTTCTCGATGTCGATCTTCGCCCCGGCGTTGTAGGTGCGGTCGACGACCTTGCCCGAGACGACGTTCTTCAGCTTGGTCCGCACGAACGCGCCACCCTTGCCGGGCTTCACGTGCTGGAACTCGATGACGTTCCAAAGTTGTCCGTCGATGCTGAGAACGACGCCGTTCTTGATGTCTGCGGTAGATGCCATGCGCTGGGGATTCCGTTCGTGTGTCTGCGGGGGCGGCCTCTCCCCCGCGAACAGGCAGGGCCGACAGTCGATTCTACGGGATGCGCGGCGCGTGTCCGCGTTGGGACGGTTCCGGCGTCCGCCTCTCGCGTTCTTAGAACCCTGCACCGACAACGAGGCGAATCGTCTGGCGTCGCTGCGAGCCGAGCGCATCGTCGCCGCACTCGAGATGGCGCGGCGGCATCCTGAGATCTACACGCACGACGCCGACTCCGACATGGCAGAGCGCTCGGCGATGCTCGATATCGCCCTGCGGCTGCGCATCTCGGAAGATCAGGTGCGCGAGCTGCACGGGACGGCACGCTGGGCGATGCGCCGTCTGCCCATGCTGTGGACACAGGCTCGAGATGGGTTCGCGACGATGACCGCCGTTCGCCAGGTCGTGACGCATCTCCACGCCATCCTGCCTGCGACGGATGCACCACAGGAGTTGCATGATGCCGTTGCCGCCGTCATCGCGAAGATCGACCAGGCCGCGTCCGAGTGGGTCCTGACGTGCGCGACCGAGGCTTTCCGACGCCGAGTCAAGCGGCGGATCGACGCCATCAGCGGCGATCTTGCCGCGCGTCGCCACACCGGGCGATGGCAGACCGCAAGGTGACCTGTGCCCCCGCGGGTGACGGGATGTCGTGGATCAGTGCGCTGGTGCCATCGCACGAGGCGGCCGCCGTGATGGGGCGTCTCACCGCCACAGCGAAGCACCTGCAGAAAGACCGCCGCGAGGGGCGCACACGGAGTCAGATCCGCGCCGACTTGTTCGTCTCCTGGCTGAAGGGGGAGGGCACAGCGACCGCAGTGAAGACGAAGCTCTTCGTGACCGTGCCTGCGCAGCTCCTGGCCGGCCAGCCGGTTCCGGTCGAGCAGGCCACGGTCGTCGGTG
This genomic window contains:
- a CDS encoding DEAD/DEAH box helicase; this translates as MSSPLASPDSGHGPGEQWRALLGATAEEVKTPLALGIEVRLRDGRGANPWASRPQRAATARDVAKQTGEILLGIRPLERSDATGSWVQGSASWDAVRRSPTQYGRAGSRWFADLLSIARDTLLSGTAGEWLIAEFIESGLFWRHLRTGAEVGIPLVATQKSTSVSLANGGEIVAAIERRVDGGLVVRPAVTIDGRPVDAADIRAIGRSGVYEVAQRGSNLQVTLAEVPLSDSVRALLDASGPVIVPSAEEAAFLREGYPVLARRAAVHAVGDLQLPVLPAPQPVLLLSFLRGDTVKYAFEWEYPGFGRVPFAHTSDAIRDPAAENTRRNALHAVWEQRLGIGFAPEGAFHDVEAAEFVSRAIPMLEAEGVAVAVSGRRKAYRELTGEPEVTVSTVESSDPDWFDLGVLVRIDGRSIPFEPLFTALSRGRKKLLLADGGYFSLNHPALDRLRELIDEAGELDEWETGPRISRYQTDLWEEFEDLADEAQPAVSWRAVADGLRTASGVPAVEVPRGLTAELRPYQKAGLDWLAFLWRHRLGGILADDMGLGKTLQLLALIMHARDAGEQRPFLVVVPTSVLATWRAEAARFAPTLKVAVRESTRGQSLERALRSADLVVTTYAIARLDETEFAAVEWAGLILDEAQFVKNPATKLHRAVAGFRADVTYAVTGTPMENSLSELWALLKLAAPGLFPSARKFREHYIQPIEQGKVPENAEGGPYRQRRLQQLRRRIRPLLLRRTKELVAPELPSKQEQLLEVELSGSHRALYETVLQRERQKVLGLLEDLDRNRFIVFRSLTLLRMLSLAPGLIDPADAKIGSRKLDVLLDRVAELQAEGHRALVFSQFTSFLDMAAARLDAAGVPYAHLDGSTRHRQTVVEGFQRGEQPVFLISLKAGGFGLTLTEADYVFLLDPWWNPAAEAQAVDRTHRIGQTSQVFVYRMISSGTIEEKVLELQRRKARLFTAVMDDEALFAQSLTADDIRGLFDD
- the nusB gene encoding transcription antitermination factor NusB, with amino-acid sequence MSARTKARKRALDILFSADVRGDDVSVALAAEAKRAASEPAREASWLYAREIVDGIIDQRDEIDEHITTHSRDWKLDRMPAVDRALLRIGVWEILYNDEIPTAVAIDEAVELAKEFSTDDSGAFVHGVLARVSRAA
- the efp gene encoding elongation factor P; protein product: MASTADIKNGVVLSIDGQLWNVIEFQHVKPGKGGAFVRTKLKNVVSGKVVDRTYNAGAKIDIENVDRRDFTYLYADGDSFVFMDTSDYDQITVGAATVGDAKNFLLENQQVTIALNNGNPLYIDLPASVILEVTYTEPGLQGDRSSAGTKPATVETGYEMQVPLFVETGTKIKVDTRTGDYLGREK